A genome region from Desulfurobacterium indicum includes the following:
- a CDS encoding iron hydrogenase small subunit — protein MKRLPYKYEEGPASMVVSRRGFLKVTGILAAFVAFGKAVIGYFYGKRHDYITSRQDGLYEDDKIHQREGLAASQENPTVKKYYEEFGEYPLSEKSHHLLHTHHYYERWQLAKAKGEVYHG, from the coding sequence ATGAAGAGGTTACCTTACAAGTATGAAGAAGGTCCCGCTTCTATGGTTGTTTCCAGAAGGGGATTTTTAAAGGTAACAGGTATCCTTGCTGCGTTTGTGGCTTTTGGAAAAGCGGTTATAGGTTACTTTTACGGTAAAAGGCATGACTATATTACATCAAGGCAAGATGGTCTTTACGAAGATGATAAGATTCACCAAAGAGAAGGACTTGCCGCTTCTCAAGAGAACCCGACAGTTAAAAAGTATTACGAAGAGTTTGGAGAATATCCGTTAAGTGAGAAATCCCATCACCTTCTCCATACGCATCATTATTATGAAAGATGGCAATTAGCCAAAGCAAAAGGGGAGGTGTATCATGGCTAA
- a CDS encoding cytochrome b/b6 domain-containing protein, with protein sequence MANDYMNKVLKFPLPNKIFHNVNAVTWYILLITGLIAYFKLASPQTMALMMKIHIYTAVIFTLNFIAFVFITPHRFYMMLDRLFTWDKDTFAWFKNFGGYPRMLGIPFGPEEVAPQGKYNAGQKLSYPMFVFFVAILIVTGWGLFLFKHALGKGLFTVMFYVHVWGSILVSAMATFGHVPLALIHPDDVKAMFRFGPGTVPIEVAAHHNPKWVKNEIVEIDLPKDIPEGHHH encoded by the coding sequence ATGGCTAATGATTACATGAATAAAGTTCTAAAGTTTCCTCTTCCGAATAAGATTTTTCACAACGTTAACGCTGTAACCTGGTATATTCTTCTTATCACAGGTTTAATAGCTTACTTTAAGCTTGCTTCTCCGCAGACTATGGCTCTAATGATGAAGATTCACATCTATACGGCTGTCATTTTTACGCTTAACTTCATAGCTTTTGTATTTATTACCCCTCATAGATTCTATATGATGCTTGATAGACTATTTACATGGGACAAGGATACGTTTGCCTGGTTTAAGAACTTTGGCGGTTATCCGAGGATGCTTGGAATTCCTTTTGGTCCTGAAGAGGTAGCACCTCAAGGTAAGTACAACGCAGGTCAGAAGTTAAGTTATCCCATGTTTGTGTTCTTTGTTGCGATTCTTATCGTAACAGGATGGGGACTCTTTCTCTTTAAACATGCTCTTGGGAAAGGTTTATTTACCGTTATGTTTTATGTTCACGTTTGGGGTTCTATTCTTGTCAGTGCAATGGCAACATTCGGTCACGTTCCCCTTGCTCTTATTCACCCTGATGATGTTAAGGCAATGTTTAGATTTGGTCCTGGAACCGTACCTATAGAAGTTGCAGCTCATCACAACCCTAAGTGGGTTAAAAATGAAATTGTTGAAATAGACCTTCCAAAAGATATTCCGGAGGGACATCACCACTAA
- a CDS encoding [Fe-Fe] hydrogenase large subunit C-terminal domain-containing protein, translating to MSLFGTKKIRTFAPPKDARKGGGTYLPGELKGIIKINTDRCVACDTCRPHCPADAINGKLGEPHSIDVDRCIACGQCLVNCPFQAIEQMSQIDEVSARLKDPNTVVVFAPAPAVRVALAEEFGGKTGELTVGRMYNAFKKLGNNVKIYDINLAADQTIWEEGMEFICKVLYHVVGLKKWEIDEEMAKALGIEPVTINLEWCEHHPLPHFTSCCPGWIRWMELYAPAVRPHVSGTKSPQQIFGPSAKTWAALDVWKVDPRKVYNVTVMPCTSKIFEASRPEFKSAYEYLKENGKIPEDTPPFPDVDAVLTTRDMAELLRRNGINPLEMPEKIENPEPTEIYTGGGTIFGTSGGVTEAALRMAYFVLSGEEPPKWDIYPVRGYTTGIREAVIPIPVKLLGGKTFDLQVCVVNGNRNHLPQIVKEVLDGSSKYHWIEVMNCPGGCVDGGGQPVNGMGTGWIDGLFPIPKEVGNSI from the coding sequence ATGTCTTTATTTGGTACGAAGAAAATAAGAACCTTCGCCCCGCCGAAAGATGCCAGAAAGGGGGGAGGAACATACCTTCCGGGAGAGCTGAAAGGTATCATCAAAATTAATACTGACAGGTGTGTGGCATGTGATACCTGTAGGCCTCACTGTCCAGCTGACGCCATCAATGGAAAGCTTGGAGAACCTCATTCTATTGATGTTGACCGCTGTATAGCCTGTGGTCAGTGCCTTGTTAACTGTCCTTTTCAGGCTATTGAGCAGATGTCTCAAATTGATGAGGTTTCTGCCAGGTTAAAAGATCCAAACACAGTAGTTGTTTTTGCACCTGCCCCGGCAGTGAGGGTGGCTCTCGCAGAAGAGTTTGGTGGTAAAACAGGAGAGCTTACTGTGGGTAGAATGTACAATGCCTTTAAAAAGCTTGGAAACAACGTAAAAATCTATGATATCAACCTTGCTGCTGACCAGACAATCTGGGAAGAAGGAATGGAGTTTATCTGTAAGGTTCTTTATCATGTTGTTGGTTTGAAAAAGTGGGAAATTGATGAAGAAATGGCAAAGGCTCTTGGGATTGAGCCAGTAACGATTAATCTCGAATGGTGTGAACACCATCCTCTTCCACACTTTACAAGCTGTTGCCCGGGATGGATAAGGTGGATGGAACTTTATGCACCTGCCGTTCGTCCTCATGTTTCAGGAACTAAATCTCCGCAGCAAATTTTTGGTCCATCTGCCAAAACCTGGGCTGCATTAGATGTATGGAAAGTTGATCCGAGAAAAGTCTATAACGTTACAGTAATGCCTTGTACATCAAAGATTTTTGAGGCTTCAAGGCCCGAGTTTAAGTCTGCTTATGAGTACCTGAAAGAAAACGGTAAGATTCCGGAAGATACACCTCCGTTTCCTGATGTTGATGCTGTTCTTACGACAAGGGATATGGCAGAGCTTCTCAGAAGAAACGGTATTAATCCTCTTGAAATGCCTGAAAAGATTGAAAATCCTGAGCCTACTGAAATATATACCGGTGGTGGAACAATTTTTGGAACATCTGGTGGTGTTACAGAAGCGGCTCTTCGTATGGCTTACTTTGTTCTTTCAGGTGAAGAGCCTCCAAAGTGGGATATCTATCCTGTTCGTGGTTATACAACAGGTATTAGAGAGGCTGTTATTCCTATTCCTGTTAAGTTACTTGGAGGAAAAACTTTTGATCTTCAAGTTTGTGTTGTGAATGGAAACAGAAATCATCTTCCGCAGATAGTAAAAGAAGTTCTTGATGGAAGCTCCAAATATCACTGGATAGAGGTTATGAACTGTCCAGGTGGATGTGTTGACGGAGGAGGACAACCTGTTAATGGTATGGGAACAGGCTGGATTGATGGGCTTTTCCCAATTCCAAAAGAAGTAGGAAATAGTATTTAA